A single region of the Ancylobacter novellus DSM 506 genome encodes:
- the selD gene encoding selenide, water dikinase SelD: protein MLDKPTETPPFRLTSLAHGGGCGCKLAPSVLRELLAEQPAAGSFEKLLVGTETGDDAAVYLLDDDTCLIATTDFFMPMVDDPYEFGRIAATNAISDVYAMGGKPLLALAILGMPLGKLAPEMVCEILKGGASVAAEAGIPVAGGHSIDAPEPIYGLAVIGTAKPSNIRKNSTAKAGDALILTKPLGVGIYSAAFKKEALPKPAYEEMIGSMTLLNRIGAELGKEEAVHAVTDVTGFGILGHGLEVARGSNLALEIAADALPVLGEAGALAQAGHVTGASHRNWASYGEAVHLPTGLPDWRRHLLTDPQTSGGLLVASAPEAAERLLGQIRAAGYPRAAIIGRAVAGEPAVTVV from the coding sequence ATGCTCGACAAGCCCACCGAGACCCCGCCCTTCCGCCTCACCAGCCTCGCCCATGGCGGCGGCTGCGGCTGCAAGCTCGCGCCCTCCGTGCTGCGCGAATTGCTGGCGGAGCAGCCGGCGGCCGGGTCGTTCGAGAAGCTGCTCGTCGGCACCGAGACCGGCGACGACGCGGCGGTCTACCTTCTCGACGACGACACCTGCCTAATCGCCACCACCGACTTCTTCATGCCGATGGTGGACGACCCCTACGAGTTCGGCCGCATCGCCGCCACCAACGCCATCTCCGACGTCTACGCCATGGGCGGCAAGCCGCTGCTGGCACTCGCCATCCTCGGCATGCCGCTCGGCAAGCTGGCGCCGGAGATGGTGTGCGAGATCCTGAAAGGCGGCGCCTCGGTCGCGGCGGAGGCCGGCATCCCGGTGGCCGGCGGCCATTCCATCGATGCGCCCGAGCCGATCTACGGCCTTGCCGTCATCGGCACGGCGAAGCCTTCGAACATCCGGAAGAACAGCACCGCGAAGGCGGGCGACGCGCTGATCCTGACCAAGCCGCTCGGCGTCGGCATCTATTCCGCCGCCTTCAAGAAGGAGGCGCTTCCCAAGCCCGCCTATGAAGAGATGATCGGCTCGATGACGCTGCTCAACCGCATCGGCGCCGAGTTGGGCAAGGAGGAGGCCGTGCATGCCGTCACCGACGTCACCGGCTTCGGCATACTCGGCCACGGGCTGGAAGTGGCGCGGGGCTCCAACCTCGCGCTGGAGATCGCGGCCGACGCGCTGCCCGTGCTCGGCGAGGCCGGAGCGCTGGCGCAGGCGGGCCATGTCACCGGCGCCTCGCACCGCAACTGGGCGAGCTATGGCGAGGCGGTGCATCTCCCCACCGGCCTGCCCGACTGGCGCCGGCACCTCCTCACCGACCCGCAGACTTCCGGCGGCCTCCTCGTCGCCAGCGCCCCCGAGGCGGCGGAACGGCTGCTCGGGCAGATCCGCGCCGCCGGCTATCCGCGCGCGGCGATCATCGGCCGGGCGGTGGCAGGCGAGCCGGCAGTGACGGTGGTTTGA
- a CDS encoding formate dehydrogenase subunit gamma yields the protein MTTAYDHKTKTPDDVEPGDAVHPGHPVTVDRYTVGARINHWITATSLVLLALSGMALFTPRLFFLTGLFGGGQWTRAIHPWIGVVLFFSFLMLFVRFFKANLPAREDAAWVAHSADLLAGREEKMPEVGKYNAGQKFVFWSMSGLIIVLIASGVVMWDQYFYDLTTIEQKRIAILIHAVAAVCIICVWIIHVYAAIWVKGTIGAMTRGRVTGGWAWRHHRKWLRELVGKKPPHAPAE from the coding sequence ATGACCACGGCCTACGACCACAAGACCAAGACGCCGGACGATGTCGAGCCCGGCGATGCGGTGCATCCCGGCCATCCGGTGACGGTGGACCGCTACACGGTCGGCGCGCGCATCAACCACTGGATCACCGCCACCAGCCTGGTGCTGCTGGCGCTGTCCGGCATGGCGCTGTTCACGCCGAGGCTGTTCTTCCTCACCGGCCTGTTCGGCGGCGGGCAGTGGACGCGTGCCATCCATCCGTGGATCGGCGTCGTCCTGTTCTTCTCCTTCCTCATGCTGTTCGTGCGCTTCTTCAAGGCCAACCTGCCCGCGCGGGAGGATGCCGCCTGGGTGGCGCACTCGGCCGACCTGCTGGCGGGGCGCGAGGAGAAGATGCCGGAGGTCGGCAAGTACAATGCCGGCCAGAAGTTCGTGTTCTGGTCGATGTCCGGCCTCATCATCGTGCTGATCGCCAGCGGCGTGGTGATGTGGGACCAGTACTTCTACGACCTCACCACCATCGAGCAGAAGCGCATCGCCATCCTCATCCATGCGGTGGCGGCGGTGTGCATCATCTGCGTGTGGATCATCCACGTCTACGCCGCCATCTGGGTGAAGGGCACCATCGGCGCCATGACCCGGGGCCGGGTGACCGGCGGCTGGGCGTGGCGCCACCACCGCAAATGGCTGCGCGAACTGGTGGGCAAGAAGCCGCCCCACGCGCCGGCGGAATGA
- the fdxH gene encoding formate dehydrogenase subunit beta has protein sequence MFPPIPNPSVAADAATPRFGEKDVVRRSASTVTPPAERLTEVAKLIDVTKCIGCKACQAACLEWNNLTEEIGFNHGTYENPMDLTPNTFTLMRFTEWVNPETENLEWLIRKDGCMHCEDPGCLKACPAPGAIVQYSNGIVDFQHENCIGCGYCIKGCPFNIPRISKVDHTAYKCTLCSDRVAVGQGPACQKACPTQAIVFGTKQEMKDWADFRIKDLKSRGFDKAGLYDPQGVGGTHVMYVLHHADTPSIYAGLPDNPTISPIVDAWKGVTKYVGLAVMGFAAAAGFLHYVVAGPNKVSAEDEENAEKLTEGKAPPPPPDPTHSQGSTP, from the coding sequence ATGTTTCCACCAATCCCAAATCCCTCCGTCGCCGCCGATGCCGCCACGCCGCGCTTCGGCGAGAAGGACGTCGTCCGCCGCTCCGCCTCGACCGTCACGCCGCCCGCCGAGCGGCTGACCGAGGTGGCGAAGCTGATCGACGTCACCAAGTGCATCGGCTGCAAGGCCTGCCAGGCCGCGTGCCTGGAATGGAACAACCTCACCGAGGAGATCGGCTTCAACCACGGGACCTATGAGAACCCGATGGACCTGACGCCGAACACCTTCACGCTGATGCGCTTCACCGAGTGGGTGAACCCCGAGACCGAGAATCTCGAATGGCTCATCCGCAAGGATGGCTGCATGCATTGCGAGGATCCGGGCTGCCTCAAGGCCTGCCCGGCGCCAGGCGCCATCGTGCAGTACTCCAACGGGATCGTCGATTTCCAGCACGAGAACTGCATCGGCTGCGGCTACTGCATCAAGGGCTGCCCCTTCAACATCCCGCGCATCTCCAAGGTCGACCACACGGCCTACAAGTGCACGCTGTGCTCGGACCGCGTGGCGGTGGGCCAGGGCCCGGCCTGCCAGAAGGCCTGCCCGACCCAGGCCATCGTCTTCGGCACCAAGCAGGAGATGAAGGACTGGGCGGATTTCCGCATCAAGGACCTGAAGTCGCGCGGCTTCGACAAGGCCGGCCTCTATGACCCGCAGGGGGTGGGCGGCACGCATGTGATGTATGTGCTGCACCACGCCGACACGCCGTCCATCTATGCCGGCCTGCCGGACAACCCGACCATCTCGCCGATCGTCGACGCCTGGAAGGGCGTGACGAAATATGTCGGCCTCGCGGTGATGGGCTTCGCCGCCGCGGCGGGCTTCCTGCACTACGTCGTCGCCGGGCCGAACAAGGTCTCGGCCGAGGACGAGGAGAACGCCGAGAAGCTCACCGAGGGCAAGGCGCCCCCGCCGCCGCCCGATCCGACCCATAGTCAGGGGAGTACGCCATGA
- the larA gene encoding nickel-dependent lactate racemase yields the protein MQGTALELAFGRGALPLNLPPKARPTVLRKAELPALPDGVAAIRNAFANPVNSAPLAELAKGRKSACILICDITRPVPNRLFLRPMIEAMIEGGIPAEEITVLVATGLHRPNEGEELAELVGDPWVLDKVKVVNHFARDEHDHVDLGPTATRGTPVFIDRRFVETDLRIATGLVEPHFMAGWSGGRKVVAPGVAGHQTIRTFHSARFMEDPLAVQCNLVGNPLHEEQLEIVRKVGEIYALNTVLDEARNLVFVSFGEIIASHLAAVEYVEASTIIEVPRRFHTVVTSSAGYPLDKTYYQTVKGMVTPIDILEPGGTLIIASECSEGFGSHEFREAQARLVELGPERFLATLTAKTLADVDEWQTEMQLKPMRVGRIQLFTTGLTAEERRITAVEIVPDLDAAIAASLARYGDDALAIIPEGPYVIPVYRERQAAA from the coding sequence ATGCAGGGAACGGCTCTGGAACTGGCTTTCGGACGCGGCGCGCTGCCGCTCAACCTGCCGCCGAAGGCGAGGCCGACCGTGCTGCGCAAGGCCGAATTGCCGGCGCTGCCGGACGGCGTCGCCGCCATCCGCAACGCCTTCGCCAACCCGGTCAATTCCGCCCCGCTCGCCGAACTGGCCAAGGGCCGCAAGAGCGCCTGCATCCTCATCTGCGACATCACCCGCCCGGTGCCGAACCGGCTGTTCCTGCGGCCGATGATCGAGGCCATGATCGAAGGCGGCATCCCGGCCGAGGAAATCACCGTGCTGGTCGCCACCGGCCTGCACCGTCCCAACGAGGGCGAGGAGCTGGCCGAGCTGGTCGGCGATCCGTGGGTGCTGGACAAGGTGAAGGTGGTCAACCACTTCGCCCGCGACGAGCATGACCATGTGGACCTCGGCCCGACGGCCACCCGCGGCACGCCGGTCTTCATCGACCGCCGCTTCGTCGAGACCGATCTGCGCATCGCCACCGGCCTCGTCGAGCCGCATTTCATGGCCGGCTGGTCGGGCGGGCGCAAGGTGGTGGCCCCGGGCGTCGCCGGCCACCAGACCATCCGCACCTTCCATTCCGCCCGCTTCATGGAGGACCCGCTCGCGGTCCAGTGCAACCTCGTCGGCAATCCGCTGCACGAGGAGCAACTGGAGATCGTGCGCAAGGTCGGCGAGATCTACGCCCTGAACACGGTGCTGGACGAGGCGCGCAACCTCGTCTTCGTCTCCTTCGGCGAGATCATCGCCAGCCACCTCGCCGCGGTGGAGTATGTCGAGGCCTCGACCATCATCGAGGTGCCGCGCCGCTTCCACACGGTGGTGACCTCCTCCGCCGGCTACCCGCTCGACAAGACCTACTACCAGACGGTCAAGGGCATGGTGACGCCGATCGACATCCTCGAGCCTGGCGGCACGCTGATCATTGCCTCGGAATGCTCGGAAGGCTTCGGCAGCCACGAGTTCCGGGAGGCGCAGGCCCGCCTCGTCGAGCTCGGCCCGGAGCGCTTCCTCGCCACGCTCACCGCCAAGACGCTGGCCGATGTCGACGAGTGGCAGACCGAGATGCAGCTCAAGCCCATGCGGGTCGGGCGCATCCAGCTCTTCACCACCGGGCTCACCGCCGAGGAGCGCCGCATCACCGCGGTGGAGATCGTGCCCGACCTCGACGCCGCCATCGCAGCATCCCTCGCACGCTATGGCGACGACGCGCTCGCGATCATCCCCGAGGGACCCTATGTGATTCCCGTCTATCGGGAACGGCAGGCGGCGGCGTGA
- the fdnG gene encoding formate dehydrogenase-N subunit alpha, whose amino-acid sequence MNMELSRRTFLKTSGAGIAGTTLGAFGFSEAEAAVAAAVKPFHLVNTTETRNTCTYCSVACGIIIYSKGDLRKGEKADIVHIEGDADHPTNRGTLCPKGAALRDVVKSETRLTQPMVRKAGSDKFEPISWDAALDKIARAMKDDRDANFIATNKDGVTVNRWLTTGFLAASATTNETAFCTYKVVRSTGILAFDNQARVUHGPTVASLAPTFGRGAMTNSWTDIKNTDLVVIMGGNAAEAHPCGFKWVTEAKANRGAKLIVVDPRFTRSASVADYYAPIRQGTDIAFLLGVINYCMQNDKVQWEYTKAFTNAPYLVKEGFAYQDGLFTGYDEAKRDYNKDTWEYELGPDGYVVADETLTHPRCVWNLLKQHVATYTPEMVERICGTPKDQFLKVAQMIAECSSPTKTMTSMYALGWTQHSKGSQNIRTMAMLQLILGNIGVRGGGMNALRGHSNIQGLTDIGLMSNLIPGYLNIPTDKETDFTTYMSTRGFKPLRPNQMSYWQNYRKFFVSFMKSMWGPAATADNEWAYQYLPKLDVPGYDVLRAFELMKQGKMNLYFCQGFNPLQAFPNKAKLAEALAKLKLLVIMDPLQTETARFWEDHGIYNKADPASIKTEVIQLPSTCFAEDEGSLVNSGRWLQWHWPGGSPPGEAHTDVWIMAQIHLRLKELYRKEGGAFPDPILNLVWNYKDANEPTAEELAKEMNGYVLTDVLDPNDPTKKVLEAGKQIPGFAVLRDDGATACGCWIYSGCFTEAGNMMARRDNSDPDDTGAYLKWAFAWPANRRILYNRASCDLDGKPWDPSRKLIEWDGSKWTGYDVPDIAPTAKPRDVGPFIMNPEGVSRLFARKMMRDGPFPVHYEPFESPVANVIAPKIVGNPVARVFPDDLKQFAKTGSPDFPYAATSYRLTEHFHYWTKNNHVNSVLQPQQFVEISEELAKEKGIEKGGWARVWSTRGEILAKAVVTKRIKPMTVDGKTVHIIGIPIHWGFVGAARKGFPANVLTPFVGDANIETPEFKAFLVNIEASTGPVA is encoded by the coding sequence ATGAATATGGAGCTCTCGCGCCGCACGTTCCTGAAAACGTCGGGTGCGGGGATCGCGGGCACCACGCTTGGTGCCTTCGGCTTCAGCGAGGCGGAGGCCGCCGTGGCCGCCGCCGTGAAGCCGTTCCACCTGGTGAACACCACGGAAACGCGAAACACCTGCACCTACTGCTCGGTCGCCTGCGGCATCATCATCTATTCCAAGGGCGACCTCAGGAAAGGCGAGAAGGCCGACATCGTCCATATCGAGGGCGATGCGGACCATCCGACCAATCGCGGCACGCTGTGCCCGAAGGGCGCGGCGCTGCGCGACGTCGTCAAGTCCGAGACTCGCCTCACCCAGCCCATGGTGCGCAAGGCCGGCTCCGACAAGTTCGAGCCGATCTCCTGGGATGCGGCGCTCGACAAGATCGCCCGCGCCATGAAGGACGATCGCGACGCGAACTTCATCGCCACCAACAAGGATGGCGTGACGGTCAACCGCTGGCTCACCACCGGCTTCCTCGCGGCTTCGGCCACGACCAACGAGACGGCTTTCTGCACCTACAAGGTGGTGCGTTCGACCGGGATATTGGCGTTCGATAACCAAGCGCGTGTCTGACACGGCCCGACGGTGGCGAGTCTCGCCCCAACATTCGGCCGTGGCGCAATGACCAACTCCTGGACGGACATCAAGAACACCGACCTCGTCGTGATCATGGGCGGCAACGCCGCCGAAGCCCATCCGTGCGGCTTCAAATGGGTCACGGAGGCCAAGGCCAACCGCGGCGCCAAGCTGATCGTCGTCGACCCGCGCTTCACCCGCTCGGCGTCGGTAGCGGACTATTACGCGCCGATCCGCCAGGGCACCGACATCGCCTTCCTGCTGGGCGTGATCAACTACTGCATGCAGAACGACAAGGTGCAGTGGGAGTACACCAAGGCCTTCACCAACGCGCCCTATCTGGTGAAGGAGGGCTTCGCCTATCAGGACGGCCTGTTCACCGGCTATGACGAGGCCAAGCGCGACTACAACAAGGACACCTGGGAGTACGAGCTCGGCCCCGACGGCTATGTCGTGGCCGACGAGACGCTCACCCATCCGCGCTGCGTGTGGAACCTGCTGAAGCAGCATGTCGCCACCTACACGCCGGAGATGGTGGAGCGCATCTGCGGCACGCCGAAGGACCAGTTCCTGAAGGTGGCGCAGATGATCGCCGAGTGCTCGTCGCCGACCAAGACGATGACGAGCATGTACGCGCTCGGCTGGACCCAGCATTCCAAGGGCTCGCAGAACATCCGCACCATGGCGATGCTGCAGCTCATCCTGGGCAATATCGGCGTGCGCGGCGGCGGCATGAATGCACTGCGCGGCCACTCCAACATCCAGGGGCTGACCGATATCGGGCTGATGAGCAACCTCATCCCCGGCTATCTCAACATCCCCACGGACAAGGAGACGGACTTCACCACCTACATGTCGACGCGCGGCTTCAAGCCGCTGCGGCCGAACCAGATGAGCTACTGGCAGAACTACAGGAAGTTCTTCGTCAGCTTCATGAAGTCCATGTGGGGTCCGGCGGCGACGGCGGACAATGAGTGGGCCTACCAGTACCTGCCCAAGCTCGACGTGCCGGGCTACGACGTCTTGCGCGCCTTCGAGCTGATGAAGCAGGGCAAGATGAACCTCTATTTCTGCCAGGGGTTCAATCCGCTGCAGGCCTTCCCCAACAAGGCCAAGCTCGCCGAGGCGCTCGCCAAGCTCAAGCTGCTCGTGATCATGGACCCGCTCCAGACCGAGACGGCCCGCTTCTGGGAAGACCACGGTATCTACAACAAGGCCGATCCGGCCAGCATCAAGACCGAGGTGATCCAGCTTCCCTCCACCTGCTTCGCGGAGGATGAGGGCTCGCTGGTGAACTCCGGCCGCTGGCTGCAATGGCACTGGCCGGGCGGCTCGCCTCCGGGCGAGGCGCACACCGACGTGTGGATCATGGCGCAGATCCATCTGCGGCTGAAGGAGCTGTACCGCAAGGAAGGCGGCGCCTTCCCCGATCCGATCCTCAACCTGGTCTGGAACTACAAGGACGCCAACGAGCCGACGGCCGAAGAGCTCGCCAAGGAGATGAACGGCTACGTTCTCACCGACGTGCTCGACCCGAACGACCCGACCAAGAAGGTGCTCGAGGCCGGCAAGCAGATCCCCGGCTTCGCCGTGCTGCGCGACGACGGCGCGACCGCGTGCGGCTGCTGGATCTATTCCGGCTGCTTCACCGAGGCGGGCAACATGATGGCGCGCCGGGACAATTCCGACCCGGACGACACGGGCGCCTATCTCAAATGGGCGTTCGCCTGGCCGGCAAACCGGCGCATCCTCTACAACCGCGCCTCCTGCGACCTCGACGGCAAGCCGTGGGATCCCTCGCGCAAGCTGATCGAGTGGGACGGCTCGAAATGGACCGGCTACGACGTGCCGGACATCGCGCCGACCGCCAAGCCGCGGGATGTCGGCCCCTTCATCATGAACCCGGAAGGGGTGTCGCGGCTATTCGCCCGCAAGATGATGCGCGACGGGCCGTTCCCCGTGCATTACGAGCCGTTCGAGAGCCCCGTCGCCAACGTGATCGCGCCGAAGATCGTCGGCAATCCGGTGGCGCGCGTGTTCCCGGACGACCTCAAGCAGTTCGCCAAGACCGGCTCGCCGGACTTCCCCTATGCGGCGACCTCCTACCGCCTCACCGAGCATTTCCACTACTGGACCAAGAACAACCATGTGAACTCGGTCCTGCAGCCGCAGCAGTTCGTCGAGATTTCCGAGGAACTGGCGAAGGAGAAGGGCATCGAGAAGGGCGGCTGGGCGCGGGTGTGGTCGACGCGCGGCGAGATCCTCGCCAAGGCGGTGGTCACCAAGCGCATCAAGCCGATGACCGTCGACGGCAAGACGGTGCACATCATCGGCATCCCCATCCACTGGGGCTTCGTCGGTGCCGCCCGCAAGGGCTTCCCGGCGAACGTGCTGACACCCTTCGTGGGCGACGCGAACATCGAGACGCCGGAGTTCAAGGCGTTCCTCGTCAATATCGAAGCGTCCACCGGACCGGTAGCGTAG
- a CDS encoding transglutaminase-like domain-containing protein, with the protein MNNRREFLKAGAALAAGVALPHHALAQAAAPAGAASGGAVFAPKPGAWRSFTVVTRLDVTAPAGKSGPAQAWVPLPAFSADDWFKPAGSEWKTNAASAQIVKDPNYGAQMLHLTWKEGEAAPSVEITSKFATRGRAADLSTPGSVAPLSADERAFFLKATDLIPTDGIVKATSDKITAGKGSDVEKARAIYEWVVDNTYRNAATRGCGTGDVASLLQSGNLGGKCADLNALYVGLARAAGIPARDLYGLRVAPSAFGYKSLGANSPTVSKAQHCRAEVWLDGFGWTAVDPADVRKVVLEEPPGKNALDDAKVVAARKALFGAWEGNWLAYNDGHDIALPGSNGPKLGFLMYPQAEVAGLRLDCLDPDTFKYTITATEMSA; encoded by the coding sequence ATGAACAATCGTCGTGAGTTCCTGAAAGCCGGTGCCGCGCTCGCCGCCGGCGTCGCACTTCCCCACCACGCCCTGGCGCAGGCTGCGGCTCCCGCGGGGGCTGCTTCCGGCGGTGCGGTGTTCGCGCCCAAGCCCGGCGCGTGGCGCAGCTTCACTGTCGTCACCCGGCTCGACGTCACCGCCCCCGCCGGCAAGTCAGGCCCGGCACAGGCCTGGGTGCCGCTGCCGGCCTTCTCCGCCGACGACTGGTTCAAGCCGGCCGGCAGCGAGTGGAAGACCAACGCCGCGAGCGCGCAGATCGTGAAGGACCCGAATTACGGCGCGCAGATGCTGCACCTGACGTGGAAGGAGGGCGAAGCCGCTCCCAGCGTCGAGATCACCTCGAAATTCGCCACTCGCGGCCGTGCCGCCGACCTGTCGACGCCCGGCAGCGTGGCGCCGCTCTCGGCGGATGAGCGCGCCTTCTTCCTCAAGGCGACCGACCTCATCCCGACCGACGGCATCGTCAAGGCGACCTCCGACAAGATCACCGCCGGCAAGGGAAGCGACGTCGAGAAGGCCCGCGCCATCTATGAATGGGTGGTCGACAACACCTATCGCAACGCCGCCACCCGCGGCTGCGGCACCGGCGATGTCGCCTCGCTGCTGCAAAGCGGCAATCTCGGCGGCAAATGCGCCGACCTCAACGCGCTCTATGTCGGCCTCGCCCGCGCCGCCGGCATCCCCGCCCGCGACCTCTACGGCCTGCGCGTCGCCCCCTCCGCCTTCGGCTACAAGAGCCTCGGGGCTAATTCCCCGACCGTGAGCAAGGCGCAGCACTGCCGCGCCGAGGTGTGGCTGGATGGCTTCGGCTGGACTGCGGTCGACCCGGCCGACGTGCGCAAGGTCGTGCTGGAGGAGCCGCCGGGCAAGAACGCCCTCGACGACGCCAAGGTCGTCGCCGCGCGCAAGGCGCTATTCGGCGCGTGGGAAGGCAACTGGCTCGCCTATAATGACGGCCACGACATCGCCCTGCCCGGCTCGAACGGGCCGAAGCTCGGCTTCCTCATGTACCCGCAGGCCGAGGTCGCGGGCCTGCGCCTCGACTGCCTCGACCCGGACACGTTCAAATACACGATCACGGCGACGGAGATGTCGGCGTAA
- a CDS encoding TlpA family protein disulfide reductase — protein sequence MLAPEAPACRGTVTWYYSSVVAALALTTLGGGPLLARESPLPFGQGVPSLALNSLNQGRQDLAALQGKVVLVHFFATWCEPCREERAGLSRLAGRLPNRSFAVLAVDVGEVELRVRRFFDAHPVPFPVLLDEDRAALKAWKVVGLPSSFVLDPSHTLRLYAGGPVDWDDPEAVRLLESLADPAGATAGGTLPPLDE from the coding sequence GTGCTTGCGCCAGAGGCTCCCGCGTGCCGGGGCACGGTAACTTGGTATTACAGCAGTGTTGTCGCTGCCCTAGCGTTAACTACGCTGGGCGGCGGGCCGCTTCTGGCGCGTGAATCGCCTCTGCCGTTCGGGCAGGGAGTACCTTCGCTCGCGCTGAATTCGCTCAATCAGGGCCGGCAGGACCTTGCTGCACTGCAAGGAAAAGTTGTCCTCGTTCACTTCTTTGCGACATGGTGCGAGCCCTGCCGGGAGGAGAGGGCGGGGTTGTCGCGGCTCGCCGGGCGCCTGCCGAATCGGTCTTTTGCGGTGCTGGCGGTGGATGTCGGCGAGGTCGAGCTGCGCGTGCGCCGCTTCTTCGACGCCCATCCCGTGCCCTTCCCCGTGCTGCTCGACGAGGACCGCGCCGCGCTGAAGGCGTGGAAGGTCGTCGGCCTGCCGTCGAGCTTCGTGCTCGATCCCTCGCACACGCTGCGCCTTTATGCCGGCGGCCCGGTCGACTGGGACGACCCGGAAGCCGTGCGTCTTCTCGAAAGCCTTGCCGATCCGGCGGGCGCAACCGCCGGCGGCACCCTGCCGCCGCTCGACGAATGA